A single region of the Salvia miltiorrhiza cultivar Shanhuang (shh) chromosome 8, IMPLAD_Smil_shh, whole genome shotgun sequence genome encodes:
- the LOC130998549 gene encoding uncharacterized protein LOC130998549 — MNVLFWNVRGLNEDTRRVLSDHCQIFKPLLMGIVEPKSAFANIPLAYWHSINVIPIHQNVRLGMSSNIWVFAAPQVTTSMVFSSSQAVILDCSWHTRRFRAAFIHGDSSPGERRHLWIDLLNHVVDNMFFFGDFNAVKGAHERISNCLPSAASCREFRDFIDASGFFESNTTGLSFTWCGRRHLPSHVESILDRCLFSAGFVAMWDSLNTHILPRLSSDHSPLILQCMEGASWNAPTNVNCPIRLVMMKLKRLRLALKNWNRQVFGNVDDQLRQLQSSLEGIQRRIANEGYSESLFEEEVEVQARVGTILSRKSALLKQKSRINWLNDGDRNTSFFHNSFKMWRKQLMLPQLMIDGTIVFDQEVIASHIVDYFSNLFSENMVSQVTTQEIQTVVQNCVTQQHNSQLTSIPADEEIKAAVLDLSGDSAAGPDGFIGIFFQRCWDTIQSDIIKAVRTFFTKSYLPHGMNSNTLILIPKKDPVETVADVRPTILSNFFFKIISKILATRLSSVAADCVSHNQFGFIRGRLIHDCIMLGSEGVNCMKRSCQGKNMACKVDIKKAFDTMIWKFIMCAMSAMGFDQSFLRWLMIIFSSAMLSILFNGKLCGYFACSRGVRQGDPLSPIIFGIAEDVLSNLLLKAVDSGNLIPMRMSQNSLFPTHLLYADDILIFCKASTQNARTLRDIFKRYGEFSGQICSSEKSHVYFGKGVSLCYQRHITRILCFSTAKLPMVYLGAPLFVGRPRATHLAAIKDRIINKFARWKGLQLSMAALTYFGVKELIPDLVDDSFCLLGKGASIYLWNDDWLGYVIADKINIPAFIRSRLNQTVEDYFYDGVWHFTQDFVDEYPHIICDILLLPIGSNEDTRFWKPSVQGDVTAKLAFVSRCHRFPRVSWGLWLWEKFIHRRLPTLDKLIPRGLIIPNYCAFCLGAAEDMDHILWSCVKVRPIWADFLSWFDLGRGIECHDIQSFLIFSWSVDMSSQLNNFWKLGVITLIWTLWTARNKSHFEGTSMQHNAVLAFLRSSFLEVDTSFGKMGFINNQWADYLVVRRLGIRVRERPPPKFDSVYWSPPAFGWLKANTDGSAVGAPGRIFAGGVFRDWKGFVRGCFHVDGGIGFAFEAELLGIISAIEYAFKNGWKKVWFEADSSYVVHMLSTKSSCIPWRFAAIWGRALELLNMMEFRITHIFIEGNTPADIMASPHTPIGYWNHNIDLIKDAVIRDLSVDSHVRQR; from the exons ATGAATGTGCTGTTCTGGAATGTGAGAGGGCTCAACGAGGATACTCGGAGGGTCCTCTCGGATCATTGCCAGATTTTTAAACCCTTGCTCATGGGTATTGTGGAGCCAAAGTCTGCTTTTGCTAATATTCCTTTGGCTTACTGGCATTCTATTAATGTCATTCCAATCCATCAAAATGTGCGTCTGGGTATGAGTTCGAACATTTGGGTTTTTGCAGCTCCTCAAGTCACAACTTCTATGGTTTTTTCTTCCAGCCAGGCTGTTATTCTTGATTGCTCTTGGCATACTCGCAGGTTCCGGGCGGCGTTTATTCACGGTGATTCCTCTCCGGGGGAACGCCGACATCTTTGGATTGATCTGTTGAATCACGTTGTTGATAACATGTTCTTTTTTGGTGATTTCAACGCTGTTAAAGGTGCTCATGAACGTATTAGTAACTGTTTACCAAGTGCCGCTTCTTGTAGGGAGTTTCGTGATTTTATTGATGCTTCGGGTTTCTTTGAGTCCAACACCACTGGGCTTTCTTTCACCTGGTGCGGTAGACGCCATCTACCCTCTCATGTTGAATCGATACTTGATCGTTGCTTGTTTTCTGCCGGTTTCGTTGCCATGTGGGATTCGCTCAACACACACATTCTTCCTCGTTTGTCTTCTGATCATTCCCCACTGATTCTGCAATGCATGGAGGGG GCTTCCTGGAACGCTCCTACTAACGTGAACTGTCCGATACGTTTAGTTATGATGAAGCTGAAGCGGCTACGGTTAGCGCTGAAAAATTGGAACAGGCAAGTGTTCGGTAATGTTGATGATCAATTGAGACAGCTGCAGAGTTCTTTAGAAGGGATCCAACGGCGGATTGCCAATGAAGGATATTCAGAGTCTCTGTTTGAAGAAGAAGTGGAGGTGCAGGCTCGCGTTGGAACGATTCTTTCTAGAAAAAGTGCTCTGCTTAAGCAGAAAAGTCGTATTAATTGGCTGAATGATGGGGACAGAAACACAAGTTTCTTTCATAACTCTTTCAAGATGTGGCGTAAGCAGCTCATGCTGCCTCAGCTTATGATTGATGGCACGATTGTTTTTGATCAGGAGGTTATCGCTAGTCATATTGTGGACTATTTCTCAAATTTATTCTCTGAGAATATGGTTTCACAAGTGACTACTCAAGAGATCCAGACGGTGGTGCAAAATTGTGTCACGCAGCAGCATAATTCCCAGCTGACTAGTATTCCGGCTGACGAGGAAATTAAAGCAGCGGTGTTGGATTTGTCGGGTGACAGTGCGGCTGGCCCGGATGGCTTTATTGGTATTTTCTTTCAACGATGTTGGGACACTATTCAGAGCGATATTATTAAGGCGGTTCGCACCTTTTTTACTAAGAGCTATCTGCCTCATGGTATGAATTCGAACACTCTCATTTTAATTCCAAAGAAGGATCCGGTGGAGACGGTTGCTGATGTGCGACCTACAATTCTTTCGAATTTTTTCTTTAAGATCATTTCAAAAATTCTTGCAACAAGGCTCAGTTCGGTGGCAGCTGATTGTGTTTCGCACAATCAATTTGGTTTCATCAGGGGCAGGCTTATTCATGATTGCATTATGTTGGGATCGGAAGGAGTTAACTGTATGAAAAGGTCTTGTCAGGGCAAAAATATGGCTTGCAAAGTAGATATTAAAAAAGCTTTTGACACCATGATTTGGAAGTTCATCATGTGCGCCATGAGTGCTATGGGGTTTGATCAGTCCTTCCTTCGATGGCTTATGATCATTTTCTCCTCAGCCATGCTCTCTATTCTTTTCAATGGAAAGCTTTGTGGATATTTTGCTTGCTCACGCGGTGTCAGGCAGGGGGATCCTCTTTCCCCAATCATCTTTGGTATTGCTGAGGATGTGCTTAGCAACTTATTACTGAAGGCGGTGGATTCGGGCAATCTTATCCCTATGCGTATGAGCCAGAATTCTCTTTTCCCTACTCATCTGCTTTACGCGGACGATATTCTTATTTTTTGCAAAGCATCTACACAGAATGCTCGGACTCTGAGGGACATTTTCAAGCGCTATGGTGAGTTTTCTGGCCAGATTTGCAGTAGTGAAAAATCGCATGTTTACTTTGGCAAAggggtttctctttgctatcaGCGGCATATCACTCGTATCCTTTGTTTCTCGACTGCCAAGTTGCCTATGGTTTACTTAGGGGCCCCTCTCTTTGTTGGGCGTCCAAGAGCAACTCATCTAGCGGCTATCAAAGATCGTATTATCAATAAGTTTGCTCGTTGGAAAGGGCTGCAGCTGTCTATG GCCGCGCTCACCTACTTTGGCGTTAAAGAGCTCATTCCGGATTTGGTTGATGATTCGTTTTGTTTACTCGGGAAAGGAGCCTCTATTTATTTATGGAATGACGATTGGTTGGGATATGTGATTgcagataagattaatattccTGCTTTCATTCGCTCAAGGTTGAACCAAACGGTGGAGGATTATTTTTATGACGGTGTCTGGCATTTCACTCAGGATTTTGTGGATGAATATCCGCATATTATTTGTGACATCCTTCTCTTGCCTATTGGCAGCAATGAGGATACTCGCTTTTGGAAACCTTCGGTTCAGGGGGATGTTACTGCGAAACTTGCTTTTGTTTCTCGCTGTCATCGTTTTCCACGGGTTTCTTGGGGGCTTTGGCTTTGGGAGAAGTTTATTCATAGACGTCTGCCCACGCTTGACAAGCTCATTCCTAGAGGGCTCATCATACCTAATTATTGCGCGTTCTGTTTAGGTGCGGCGGAAGATATGGATCACATACTTTGGTCCTGCGTCAAGGTTCGTCCTATTTGGGCGGACTTTCTCAGCTGGTTCGATCTTGGCAGGGGCATAGAATGTCATGATATTCAGAGTTTCTTAATTTTCTCTTGGTCTGTTGATATGAGTTCTCAGCTGAACAACTTCTGGAAACTTGGAGTGATTACTCTTATTTGGACACTCTGGACGGCTCGCAATAAGAGCCACTTTGAGGGGACTTCTATGCAGCATAATGCAGTGCTTGCTTTCCTACGTTCTTCCTTCTTAGAGGTTGATACTTCGTTTGGGAAGATGGGTTTTATTAACAACCAATGGGCTGACTATCTGGTTGTTCGACGGCTTGGGATTCGGGTCAGAGAGAGGCCACCTCCTAAGTTTGATTCGGTTTATTGGTCTCCACCGGCTTTTGGATGGTTGAAAGCGAACACGGATGGCTCTGCGGTTGGTGCCCCGGGACGTATTTTCGCTGGTGGGGTTTTCAGGGATTGGAAGGGTTTTGTGCGTGGTTGCTTTCATGTCGATGGAGGGATTGGTTTCGCTTTTGAAGCCGAGCTCCTAGGCATTATCTCAGCTATTGAATATGCTTTTAAGAACGGTTGGAAAAAAGTCTGGTTTGAGGCGGATTCTTCTTATGTGGTTCATATGTTATCCACCAAATCGAGCTGCATTCCTTGGCGCTTTGCGGCTATTTGGGGACGTGCTCTTGAGCTGCTGAACATGATGGAGTTTAGGATCACGCATATTTTTATAGAAGGAAACACCCCTGCGGACATCATGGCTAGTCCACATACTCCGATTGGTTATTGGAATCACAATATTGATTTAATTAAGGATGCAGTCATACGCGATTTATCTGTTGATAGCCATGTGCGTCAAAGATAA